The Chanodichthys erythropterus isolate Z2021 chromosome 14, ASM2448905v1, whole genome shotgun sequence genome window below encodes:
- the clasp1a gene encoding CLIP-associating protein 1a isoform X22, which yields MTTGEDKNFDDEDSVDGGRSSSSSSSKGFSSSRRGGSMGSMRRPSSASGSRAAGKDSVSAGAVDEEDFVKAFEDVPAVQIYSSKDLEDSLNKIREVLSDDKQDWEHRVTALKKVRSLVLAGATEHEGFLQHLRLLEGAFKLSAKDLRSQVVREACITLGHLSSVLGNKFDHGAESIMPTLLNLVPNSAKIMATSGMAAIRLILRHTHFPRLIPIITSNCTSKSVAVRRRCYEFLDLLLQEWQTHTLERHVAVLTETIKKGIHDADSEARSVARKCYWGFHGHYSREAEHLFQALESTYQKALQSHLKSSDSIVSLPQSDRSSSSSQESLNRPLSVKSVIGGPVTRSKVIGSRVSSTPGALQRSRSDIDVNAASSAKSRMSTATSPSPFSSAAALPPGSYASLGRVRTRRQSSGSAVSTSSTVTDSRGRSRAKVVSQSQPGSRSSSPGKLLGHAYGRIPRATAPTTPSDKYSRVPRSQGCSRETSPSRLGLARLCGKALLPATSSYRTLARSSRIPRPSMSQGCSRDTSRESSRDTSPARGFTPLASRRHSRSTSALSTAEPVGQSDRFGLIHQARISASVNAMRVLNTGTEVEAAVADALLLGDSRNKRKPLRRRYESDDDANSDASSACSERSYSSRNGGIPHYLRQTEDVAEVLNHCASSNWSERKEGLLGLQNLLKSQRILSRVELKRLCEIFTRMFADPHSKVFSMFLETLVDFITVHREDLQDWLFVLLTQLLKKMGADLLGSVQAKVQKALDITRESFPFDQQFNILMRFIVDQTQTPNLKVKVAILKYIESLARQMDPADFVNSSETRLAVSRIITWTTEPKSSDVRKFLFYCLLPYCPDTMTQTLHNWAYEELSGRPNTTALLPGEGHLEERCKQAAQVVLISLFELNTPEFTMLLGALPKTFQDGATKLLHNHLKNSSNTSSVSSPSNTMGRTPPRHPTSRTSPLTSPTNCSHGGLSPSMLEYDTENMNSDEIFSSLRGVTEAIQSFSYRSQEDLNEPIRRDGKKDDATGKEGASPGSDARLGLDVVEGGRTALDNKTSLLNTPSPRSFAVPRSREFAPYGYGDTITAYDKSALKEAVFDDDVEQFRDCRRQDCGENKMVLPKGFTPDLVADLLKELSNHNERVEERKGALIELLKIAREDSLAVWDEHFKTILLLLLETLGDKDVSQSTIKLHTIRALALRVLKEILRNQPARFKNYAELTIMKTLEAHKDSHKEVVRAAEEAASTLAGSIHPEQCIKVLCPIVQTADYPINLAAIKMQTKVVERIAKESLHQLLPDIIPGLLQGYDNTESSVRKASVFCLVAIYSVIGEELKPHLAQLTGSKMKLLNLYIKRAQTTNSNSSSSSDVSSHS from the exons ATAAGAACTTTGATGACGAAGATTCTGTGGATGGGGGCAggtcctcctcctcttcctcttctaaGGGCTTCTCCAGCAGCAGGAGAGGGGGCAGCATGGGCTCAATGAGACGACCCAGTTCTGCCTCTGGATCCAGGGCTGCAG GGAAGGACAGTGTCAGCGCGGGAGCTGTGGATGAAGAGGATTTTGTCAAAGCTTTTGAAGATGTACCTGCAGTGCAA ATATATTCCAGTAAGGATTTGGAGGACTCCTTGAATAAGATCCGGGAAGTTTTATCAGATGACAAGCAAGACTGGGAGCACCGTGTCACTGCT CTGAAGAAAGTGCGCTCACTTGTTCTGGCTGGTGCGACTGAGCATGAGGGTTTCCTTCAACATCTACGGCTTTTAGAAGGTGCCTTCAAGCTGTCGGCTAAAGATCTTCGGTCCCAAGTGGTTCGAGAGGCCTGTATCACATTAGG GCATCTGTCTTCAGTGTTGGGGAATAAATTTGATCATGGGGCTGAAAGCATTATGCCTACGCTGCTCAACTTAGTGCCCAACAGCGCCAAAATTATGGCCACATCTGGAATGGCAGCCATCCGCCTCATCTTGCGA CATACACACTTCCCACGCCTTATCCCGATCATCACCAGCAACTGCACTTCTAAATCTGTGGCTGTTCGAAG ACGCTGTTATGAGTTTTTAGACCTGTTATTGCAAGAATGGCAGACACACACTCTAGAGAG GCATGTGGCGGTTCTCACTGAGACCATCAAGAAGGGGATCCATGATGCTGACTCCGAGGCCAGATCTGTGGCCAGAAA GTGTTACTGGGGATTCCATGGTCATTACAGTCGGGAGGCAGAGCACCTGTTTCAGGCGTTGGAGTCGACCTATCAGAAGGCCCTACAGTCCCACCTGAAGAGTTCTGACAGTATAGTGTCTCTCCCGCAGTCCGACCGCTCCTCCTCAAGCTCACAGGAGAGCCTCAA TCGACCGCTGTCAGTGAAGAGTGTCATTGGAGGCCCGGTTACAAGAA GTAAAGTGATCGGCTCTAGGGTGTCCTCAACCCCTGGTGCCCTCCAGCGTTCTCGCAGTGACATAGACGTGAATGCCGCCTCCAGTGCCAAATCTCGCATGTCCACCGCAACCTCCCCATCTCCCTTCAGCTCTGCTGCAGCCTTGCCTCCAGGCTCCTATGCTTCCTTGG GTCGTGTGCGGACGCGAAGGCAGAGCTCAGGGAGTGCAGTCAGCACCAGTAGCACTGTGACAGACAGCCGTGGTCGAAGCAGAGCTAAAGTGGTGTCTCAGTCCCAGC CCGGCAGCCGATCCAGCTCTCCAGGGAAGCTCTTGGGACACGCATATGGCAGAATTCCTAGAGCCACTGCCCCAACAACACCCTCAGACAAGTACTCCAGGGTCCCACGAAGCCAGGGGTGCAGCCGTGAAACCAGCCCCAGCAGACTGGGCCTAG CCAGGCTGTGTGGTAAAGCTCTTCTTCCTGCCACTTCTTCCTATCGCACGCTAGCCCGGAGCAGTCGCATCCCCCGCCCCAGCATGAGTCAGGGGTGCAGCCGTGACACTAGTCGCGAGAGCAGCCGTGACACCAGCCCCGCTCGGGGCTTCACTCCTCTTG CCTCCCGACGTCACTCTCGCTCAACCAGCGCGCTGTCCACGGCCGAACCCGTGGGCCAGTCAG ATCGCTTTGGCCTGATCCATCAGGCTCGCATTTCTGCATCTGTCAATGCTATGAGAGTACTGAACACTGGCACagaagtggaggctgccgtagCTGATGCTTTG CTGTTAGGGGACTCCAGGAATAAG CGCAAGCCTTTGAGAAGGAGGTACGAATCTGATGACGATGCCAACAGTGATGCGTCCAGTGCCTGCTCAGAGCGTTCCTATAGCTCTCGTAATGGAGGCATTCCTCACTACCTGCGTCAGACGGAGGATGTCGCTGAGGTGCTAAATCACTGCGCCAGTTCCAACTGGTCTGAGAGGAAAGAGGGCCTGCTGGGTTTGCAGAACTTGCTAAAGAGTCAGCGTATTCTCAG CCGTGTGGAGCTGAAGAGGCTGTGTGAAATCTTCACCAGGATGTTTGCAGATCCTCACAGCAAG GTGTTTAGCATGTTCTTGGAGACACTAGTGGACTTCATCACTGTGCACAGAGAGGATCTCCAGGACTGGCTCTTTGTACTGCTCACTCAGCTACTGAAGAAAATGGGAGCTGACCTCTTGGGCTCAGTCCAAGCTAAGGTCCAAAAGGCTCTGGACATCACACG GGAGTCTTTCCCCTTCGACCAACAGTTTAACATTCTAATGAGATTCATTGTTGATCAGACTCAAACCCCCAATCTGAAG GTGAAGGTGGCCATCCTGAAATACATCGAGTCCCTGGCACGGCAGATGGACCCTGCTGACTTTGTGAACTCAAGTGAGACGAGATTAGCCGTGTCTCGCATTATCACCTGGACCACAGAACCCAAGAGCTCTGACGTTAGAAAA TTTCTCTTTTATTGTCTGTTACCCTATTGCCCTGACACGATGACCCAGACCCTTCATAACTGGGCATATGAGGAGTTGTCAGGCAGGCCCAACACTACAGCTCTACTTCCTGGAGAGGGTCATCTGGAGGAGAGGTGCAAGCAG GCAGCCCAGGTGGTGCTGATCTCACTCTTTGAGCTGAACACTCCTGAGTTCACCATGCTGCTGGGCGCTCTGcctaaaacattccaggatggAGCCACCAAGCTCCTGCATAACCATCTGAAGAACTCAAGCAACACCAGCAGCGTG AGTTCACCGAGTAATACAATGGGCCGCACACCACCCCGGCACCCCACTAGCAGGACCAGTCCTCTCACCTCACCTACAAATTGCTCCCACGGGGGTCTGTCACCCAG TATGCTGGAGTATGACACAGAGAACATGAATTCTGATGAGATCTTTAGCTCACTGCGTGGTGTCACAGAAGCCATCCAGAGTTTCAGTTACCGCAGCCAAGAAGACCTGAATGAGCCAATCAGACGTGATGGGAAGAAGGATGATGCC ACTGGGAAGGAAGGGGCATCTCCGGGGTCTGACGCAAGACTGGGATTGGATGTAGTGGAGGGTGGCCGAACCGCTTTGGATAACAAAACATCTTTGCTCAACACACCATCCCCGCGGTCTTTCGCTGTGCCACGGTCGAGAGAGTTTGCACCCTATGGCTATGGAGACACAATCACGGCCTATGACAAAAGTGCCCTGAAAGAGGCAGTCTTTGACGACGACGTGGAGCAGTTCCGAGACT GCCGTCGGCAAGACTGTGGTGAGAACAAGATGGTGCTGCCCAAGGGCTTTACTCCTG ATTTGGTGGCAGACCTGCTGAAGGAGCTGTCTAATCACAACGAGCGAGTGGAGGAGAGGAAGGGGGCGTTGATCGAGCTGCTGAAGATCGCCCGTGAAGACAGCCTGGCTGTGTGGGACGAGCACTTCAAAACAATCCTATTGCTGCTATTGGAGACACTGGGGGACAAAGATGTCAGTCAAAGCACCATAAAACTG CACACTATCCGAGCGCTGGCTCTACGGGTTCTGAAGGAGATCCTGAGGAACCAGCCAGCGCGTTTCAAGAACTATGCAGAACTCACCATCATGAAAACACTAGAAGCCCACAAGGACTCTCATAAAGAG GTGGTTAGGGCGGCTGAAGAGGCTGCCTCTACATTGGCCGGCTCCATTCACCCAGAGCAATGCATCAAAGTGCTGTGTCCCATTGTACAGACCGCAGACTACCCCATCAACCTGGCTGCTATTAAGATGCAGACCAAAGTGGTTGAGCGCATTGCCAAGGAGTCCCTGCATCAGCTGCTGCCAGACATCATCCCTGGCCTCTTACAA GGCTATGATAACACAGAGAGTAGCGTTCGCAAGGCCAGCGTGTTCTGTCTGGTGGCCATCTACTCTGTGATTGGTGAGGAGCTGAAGCCACACTTGGCCCAGCTCACGGGTAGCAAG ATGAAGTTGCTAAATCTGTATATTAAGAGGGCCCAGACCaccaacagcaacagcagcagttCTTCAGATGTGTCCTCTCACAGCTAG